Proteins encoded together in one Acidimicrobiales bacterium window:
- the recO gene encoding DNA repair protein RecO, producing MSLYRDRGVVLRTIRLGEADRIVTFVTESHGKVRAVAKGVRRTKSRFGARLEPLGHAALLLYQGRELDVVTQAESIEHFRPIREDLEAMAAATAMLEAVDQMAQERHANPRLYHMLVGALRALAGSHSQLVVPAFFLKLLSAEGFEPLLDQCAGCGSPGPLVAFDLDQGGALCRSCRRGVALSPDALALMRRILGGGLAGVLAEPEPAGWHEVSSLASRALEHHLERRLRSLGVLDRA from the coding sequence ATGAGCCTGTACCGCGACCGCGGGGTGGTGCTGCGCACGATCCGGCTCGGGGAGGCGGACCGCATCGTCACCTTCGTCACCGAGTCCCACGGGAAGGTGAGGGCGGTGGCCAAGGGCGTCCGGCGGACCAAGAGCCGCTTCGGCGCCCGCCTCGAGCCGTTGGGCCACGCCGCCCTGCTCCTGTACCAGGGCCGGGAGCTGGACGTGGTGACCCAGGCCGAGAGCATCGAGCACTTCCGTCCCATCCGCGAGGATCTCGAGGCGATGGCGGCGGCCACCGCCATGCTCGAGGCCGTCGACCAGATGGCCCAGGAGCGTCATGCCAACCCCCGCCTGTACCACATGCTGGTGGGCGCCCTGCGGGCTCTGGCCGGGTCGCACTCCCAGCTCGTCGTGCCGGCGTTCTTCCTCAAGCTCCTCTCCGCCGAGGGGTTCGAGCCGCTGCTCGACCAGTGCGCGGGGTGTGGCTCGCCCGGGCCGCTGGTGGCCTTCGACCTCGACCAGGGTGGGGCCCTGTGCCGCTCCTGCCGGCGGGGCGTGGCGCTGAGCCCGGACGCGCTGGCCCTCATGCGGCGCATCCTCGGCGGCGGCCTGGCCGGGGTGCTGGCCGAGCCCGAGCCGGCGGGCTGGCACGAGGTGTCGAGCCTGGCGTCGCGGGCCCTCGAGCACCACCTGGAGCGCCGTCTGCGCAGCCTGGGGGTCCTGGACCGGGCGTAA
- a CDS encoding NRAMP family divalent metal transporter produces MADDDAHIGEIRGALGTISGHDLGPRRGWRQRLLTLAAIIGPGLIVTVGDNDAGGVSTYSQAGQNYGTSLLWTLILLIPILIVNQEMVVRLGAVTGVGQARLIIERFGRFWGWFSVGDLFVLDFLTIVTEFIGVALALGYFGVSRYVAVPLAAAGLVAITASGSFRRWERFMLLFVGANFLVIPLAVFSHPKAGPVLHDLFVPGVQGGANSTSVLLIIAVIGTTVTPWQLFFQQSNIVDKRITPRWINYERADTVLGSVITLVGAGALMATCAFAFGHTPLTGHFRDAAGVASGLGRFLGHGAGTLYALVLLNASIIGAGAVTLATSYAVGDVFGAHQSLDRRFRDAKGFYAGFAVLVAVAAGIVLIPNAPLGLITTLVQALTGLLVTNATVFVLFLCNDRDVLGPWVNRTWLNAVAFVIVAALLMLSLILVVTTVFPHVDVLHLTVVLGAVMVAGLLVVAVANRRTSGTTVRLVGEEKVRRGTWRMPPLALMGRPEWSRGRKIAMGSLRIYLVVAVVLLVVKAVQLGSGG; encoded by the coding sequence ATGGCAGACGACGACGCGCACATCGGGGAGATCCGGGGCGCCCTGGGGACCATCTCCGGGCACGACCTCGGGCCCCGTCGCGGGTGGCGGCAGCGCCTTCTCACCCTGGCGGCCATCATCGGCCCCGGGCTCATCGTCACCGTCGGGGACAACGACGCCGGCGGGGTGTCGACGTACTCGCAGGCCGGACAGAACTACGGGACCAGCCTCCTCTGGACGCTGATCCTGCTCATCCCGATCCTGATCGTGAACCAGGAGATGGTCGTGCGCCTGGGCGCGGTGACCGGCGTGGGCCAGGCCCGGCTGATCATCGAGCGCTTCGGCCGGTTCTGGGGCTGGTTCTCGGTCGGAGACCTCTTCGTCCTCGACTTCCTCACCATCGTCACCGAGTTCATCGGGGTGGCCCTGGCCCTGGGCTACTTCGGAGTCAGCAGGTACGTGGCCGTGCCGCTCGCGGCGGCGGGGCTGGTGGCCATCACGGCCAGCGGGAGCTTCCGGCGCTGGGAGCGATTCATGCTCCTGTTCGTGGGCGCCAACTTCCTGGTGATCCCCCTGGCGGTCTTCAGTCACCCGAAGGCGGGGCCGGTACTCCACGACCTGTTCGTGCCCGGCGTGCAGGGCGGGGCCAACTCCACGTCCGTGCTGCTGATCATCGCCGTCATCGGCACCACGGTTACCCCGTGGCAGCTGTTCTTCCAGCAGTCCAACATCGTCGACAAGCGCATCACCCCGCGCTGGATCAACTACGAGCGGGCCGACACCGTCCTCGGGTCGGTCATCACCCTCGTCGGCGCCGGGGCCCTGATGGCCACGTGCGCCTTCGCCTTCGGCCACACTCCCCTGACCGGCCACTTCCGGGACGCGGCCGGGGTGGCCTCCGGCCTGGGCCGGTTCCTGGGCCACGGTGCCGGCACGCTCTACGCCCTCGTCCTGCTCAACGCCTCGATCATCGGCGCCGGCGCCGTCACCCTGGCCACGTCCTACGCGGTGGGCGACGTGTTCGGAGCGCACCAGTCACTGGACCGCCGGTTCCGGGACGCCAAGGGTTTCTACGCCGGCTTCGCCGTGCTGGTGGCCGTGGCGGCCGGCATCGTCCTCATCCCGAACGCCCCCCTGGGGCTGATCACCACACTGGTGCAGGCCCTGACCGGGCTGCTCGTGACCAATGCGACCGTCTTCGTGCTGTTCCTGTGCAACGACCGCGACGTCCTCGGCCCGTGGGTGAACCGCACCTGGCTCAACGCGGTGGCGTTCGTGATCGTGGCCGCCCTGCTGATGCTGTCCCTGATCCTGGTGGTGACCACCGTCTTCCCGCACGTCGACGTGCTGCACCTGACCGTGGTCCTGGGGGCCGTCATGGTCGCCGGGCTGCTGGTCGTGGCCGTGGCCAACCGGAGGACGTCGGGAACGACGGTGCGGCTGGTCGGGGAGGAGAAGGTCCGCCGGGGGACCTGGCGTATGCCGCCGCTGGCCCTGATGGGCCGTCCCGAGTGGTCGCGCGGCCGGAAGATCGCGATGGGATCGCTGCGCATCTATCTGGTCGTGGCCGTCGTGCTGCTGGTAGTCAAGGCGGTCCAGCTCGGGTCGGGGGGCTGA
- a CDS encoding helix-turn-helix domain-containing protein, with protein sequence MPLARGVPTRPTGPTRPAWADAALAAMRSQGVSTADMAALIGLSPRALSGRLAGRVRPLTSEMRALAAALELPLEALVGARPLGWEVRRGPAVELLTGRDRRVYAAAGRVPSGAPLVTVTAVQSYVDSLLGRPWWRALCPETSAVRVTGGGGGGTGAPAWHESSIEPEGLSHVLHMPRWSRRPLTVLHELAHVVVEPILWARPHGPQFVRAWIDLVTEMMGPDRARALTVELRAERIRPGSRVGLLADRQRGLAALAEMLGRGLHERRGGER encoded by the coding sequence ATGCCGCTGGCGCGCGGTGTCCCCACCCGCCCGACGGGACCGACCAGGCCGGCTTGGGCCGACGCGGCCCTGGCGGCCATGCGGAGCCAGGGCGTCAGCACGGCGGACATGGCCGCTCTGATCGGTCTGTCCCCGCGGGCTCTGTCCGGCCGGCTCGCCGGGCGGGTCCGGCCCCTCACGTCGGAGATGAGGGCCCTGGCGGCCGCCCTCGAGCTACCGCTCGAGGCCCTGGTCGGCGCCCGGCCCCTCGGCTGGGAGGTCCGGCGGGGCCCCGCCGTGGAGCTGCTCACCGGTCGGGACCGGCGGGTGTACGCCGCCGCCGGCCGGGTCCCGAGCGGGGCGCCGCTCGTCACGGTGACCGCCGTGCAGTCCTACGTCGACTCGCTCCTGGGCCGGCCCTGGTGGCGGGCGCTCTGCCCCGAGACCTCGGCGGTTAGGGTCACCGGGGGAGGCGGGGGCGGCACCGGTGCCCCGGCCTGGCACGAGTCCTCGATCGAGCCCGAGGGCCTGTCCCACGTCCTGCACATGCCCCGGTGGTCGCGCCGGCCGCTGACCGTCCTGCACGAGTTGGCCCACGTGGTGGTGGAACCGATCCTGTGGGCCCGCCCCCACGGTCCCCAGTTCGTCCGGGCCTGGATCGACCTGGTCACCGAGATGATGGGACCCGACCGGGCCCGGGCCCTCACCGTCGAGCTGCGGGCCGAGCGCATCCGCCCCGGCAGCCGGGTCGGGCTGCTGGCCGACAGGCAGCGGGGGCTGGCGGCGCTGGCCGAGATGCTCGGCCGGGGGCTGCACGAGAGGCGAGGAGGGGAGCGGTAG
- a CDS encoding CBS domain-containing protein yields the protein PMDVVESVETEGVRLRGETLNLGRFERRRGEVLLGKDLSARHVIHVEGARLVRANDIELACIDGRWTVVGVDTSSRPVLRRVLPRGLRRRVKAGPCIDWAQIEPFVSHVPTARLRLPFRKLAKLHPALIADLVEAASHDEGEEIIEAVGQDRELEADVFEELDTEHQVEFLNSRTDAEAARILARMAPDDAVDLLTDLDQERRLPILQLLPGPAQRKVRKLLSYHPETAGGLMNPEFVEVAQSGKVSDCLEAVRSAKIPAEAVGVLYAVDDDRVLTGTVLLADLVRAAPSAPLGGVIRTDPIALQPDADVHEIVRKMTDFNLAVIPVTDDDGRMLGQITVDDVLELLLPSGWRRQYGMSAPD from the coding sequence CCGATGGACGTGGTCGAGTCCGTCGAGACCGAGGGGGTGCGGCTGCGGGGGGAGACGCTCAACCTGGGCCGCTTCGAGCGGCGCCGGGGCGAGGTGCTGCTGGGCAAGGACCTCTCCGCCCGCCACGTGATCCACGTCGAGGGGGCCCGGCTGGTTCGGGCCAACGACATCGAGCTGGCGTGCATCGACGGGCGGTGGACGGTGGTGGGGGTGGACACCAGCTCCCGGCCGGTCCTGCGCCGCGTCCTGCCGCGCGGCCTGCGCCGGCGGGTGAAGGCGGGGCCGTGCATCGACTGGGCCCAGATCGAGCCGTTCGTGTCCCACGTCCCGACGGCCCGACTCCGGCTCCCGTTCCGCAAGCTGGCCAAGCTCCATCCCGCTCTCATAGCCGACCTCGTCGAGGCGGCCTCCCACGACGAGGGGGAGGAGATCATCGAGGCGGTGGGCCAGGACCGGGAGCTGGAGGCCGACGTCTTCGAGGAGCTCGACACCGAGCACCAGGTCGAGTTCCTGAACTCCCGCACCGACGCCGAGGCGGCGCGGATCCTGGCCCGCATGGCACCCGACGACGCCGTCGACCTCCTCACCGACCTGGACCAGGAGCGCCGGCTGCCGATACTCCAGCTCCTGCCCGGGCCCGCCCAGCGCAAGGTGCGCAAGCTCCTCAGCTACCACCCGGAGACCGCCGGCGGCCTGATGAACCCGGAGTTCGTCGAGGTCGCACAGTCGGGGAAGGTCAGCGACTGTCTCGAGGCGGTGCGGAGCGCCAAGATCCCGGCCGAGGCGGTGGGCGTGCTGTACGCCGTCGACGACGACCGCGTTCTGACCGGAACCGTGCTGCTGGCCGACCTGGTCCGGGCCGCGCCGTCCGCCCCGCTCGGCGGCGTCATCCGGACCGATCCCATTGCCCTGCAGCCGGATGCCGACGTCCACGAGATCGTGCGGAAGATGACCGACTTCAATCTGGCCGTGATCCCGGTGACCGACGACGACGGACGGATGCTCGGACAGATCACCGTCGACGATGTGCTGGAGCTCCTTCTGCCGTCCGGATGGCGCCGCCAGTACGGCATGTCGGCCCCCGACTGA
- the uppS gene encoding polyprenyl diphosphate synthase produces the protein MPDEGDRSGAWGIDRARVPAHVACVMDGNGRWAARRGLPRTEGHAAGEEALLDVVDGALEIGIRWLTVYAFSTENWRRPVDEVRYLMRFNEGILTRHRDDLNDKGVRIRFIGRRDWRVPRRLTRHIEESESLTASNRRMTLVVAFNYGGRAEIVDAVRALVADGVSESRIDERAIRSRLYAADVPDPDLVVRTSGEFRISNFLLWELAYSELVFTDVLWPDFRRDHLYDAVREYQQRERRFGAVR, from the coding sequence GTGCCCGATGAAGGGGATCGATCCGGAGCGTGGGGTATCGACCGCGCCCGCGTGCCCGCCCACGTGGCGTGCGTCATGGACGGGAACGGCCGCTGGGCCGCCCGCCGGGGCCTGCCGCGCACCGAAGGCCACGCCGCCGGTGAGGAGGCCCTCCTCGACGTTGTCGACGGGGCGCTCGAGATCGGCATCCGCTGGCTCACCGTGTACGCCTTCTCCACCGAGAACTGGCGCCGCCCGGTGGACGAGGTGCGTTACCTCATGCGGTTCAACGAGGGCATCCTCACCCGCCACCGTGACGACCTCAACGACAAGGGCGTGCGCATCCGCTTCATCGGCCGGCGGGACTGGCGGGTCCCCCGCCGGCTGACCCGCCACATCGAGGAGTCGGAGTCGCTCACCGCCTCCAACCGGCGCATGACGCTGGTCGTGGCCTTCAACTACGGCGGGCGGGCCGAGATCGTCGACGCCGTCCGCGCCCTGGTGGCCGACGGCGTGTCGGAGTCGCGCATCGACGAGCGGGCCATCCGCTCCCGCCTGTACGCCGCCGACGTCCCCGATCCCGATCTCGTCGTCCGGACGTCGGGTGAGTTCCGGATCTCCAACTTCCTCCTGTGGGAGCTGGCCTACAGCGAGCTGGTGTTCACCGACGTGCTCTGGCCCGACTTCCGCCGGGACCATCTCTACGACGCTGTGCGCGAGTACCAGCAGCGCGAGCGCCGCTTCGGCGCCGTCCGATGA